A stretch of Pseudophryne corroboree isolate aPseCor3 chromosome 9, aPseCor3.hap2, whole genome shotgun sequence DNA encodes these proteins:
- the LOC134956711 gene encoding uncharacterized protein LOC134956711 — protein MSGDEQQGPEQQPSFTLQLTAVDPSMPIQLQDIPQPTSSPQLAQAPPQTQIPDDFWASWTSQQAQSNATLTQHTQHLASLPHHLPRLSRNSGRLIVQVGRMATSMEQIRAENSQMNANLTRIIDDQQRHQQALVQIIQHNQVVNEALSRIVASHTATNTQLIASLNNLSSNIANMGGHQATSSSGTTTPVQTPVTSPVRRSSRARASEPAPSTHKRKK, from the coding sequence atgtccggtgacgagcagcagggaccagaacaacagccatcattcacactgcaacttacagctgttgatccaagcatgccaatccagttgcaggatataccccaaccaaccagcagtccacaactggcacaagctccgccccaaaCCCAAATTCCAGACGACttttgggcaagttggacaagccaacaggcccaaagcaatgccacactCACccaacacacacaacaccttgccagtctgccccatcatcttccgcgtcttagtcgcaactcaggcagactaatAGTCCAAGTAGGGAGAATGGCGACCTCTATGGAACAAATTAGGGCGGAAAATAGTCAAATGAACGCAAACTTAACACGCATTATAGATgaccaacagcgacatcagcaggcacttgtacagataatacaacacaatcaagtggtgaatgaggccttatccagaatagtagccagccacactgctacaaacacacAGCTGATTGCCAGTTTGAATAATCTCAGCAGCAATATTGCTAACATGGGTGGCCATCAAGCtacctccagctctggaaccacaaCCCCGGTTCAAACGCCAgtcacctcccctgtccggcgttcatcaagagcacgtgccagtgagccagcacccagcacacacaagagaaaaAAATAA